The window GTCATCTAAATGCATTAATGCATTCGAAAtattcattcaatacatatttattgaggtaCCAATTATGAACCAAGCACTGGGGATGTAATGCTCATTCAAAAAGATAGAATCCCTGCTCCCATGAAGCTTAAGGTCTAATGGAAGAAGTAGATGGTCTTCAAATAGTCACCTATTTTAACTACAACTGCCTTAAGTGCTCTGAGGAAAGAAACACGGTTCTATGAGACCTCGTTAAAAAGGAACCTCTTCTGGACTTaggctcagggaaggcttccctgaggaagtgacttGAGCCATAACTGAAGGCTGAATAGGAGTTAACTTGTGAATATGAGACCCAGTATGTAGAGAAGAATGTGTGGAGTATCCAAATAGCTGCAACAAGGGCAGGGTGGCTCGCACACAGAGCAATGAGAGGTCATCCTGGGAACGTGAACCCAGGGCAGACCAGGCAAGGCCTTGGATTCTGATCTTTATTGTAGGATCAATGGGAAAACAATGGAGGATTTTAAGCAAAGAAGTTACATGATCATAAAAAGATAACTCTGGCTACAACACGGAAAATGCAGTGTTGGGAATAGATTAGAAGTAGTTGATGCACTGGTTAGAAGGTAAGAGATGAAAGTATCTGGACTAGAGCCAGgtaatggagaaagagagaagtgtaCAAATTTGGGATAGATTTTGAAAGTAGGGCCAACAAGGATGGATCagatgaaggaaatgaagaggaagagacaaaaaGTCTCTTAAATTTCTGTCTAGTCCACTGAATGTATAATGGATCATTAACTAAGATGCAGAACACTGGAAATGGATCAGGTCTGGGAGAAAGTGTCCTGTGTACCTTTCCAGATAGCCCTGAAAATTTCACTGAGAAGTGCCCAAGGTGTGACTGTTCTGTTGGTGTTAGATATTCTGACAGGCTTTCCTGTATCCTGTCATCAATTCTATGACTTCAAAGCTCCCCTCCTCGGTAAAAGGCATTTCTATGAGGAGACACTCATGAGAACTGACAGAGGGGAACTTGGCCAAGTAGGAGCCTAGAAATTCCCTGTCTCTTCTCCAGGAGCAGGAGCCAGGGTCCTCAGGTGAAGCATATGTCTCTTAGCCCCAATGACCTTTCCATGTGGCTAGATGCCCACATGCCTGGGAAAGGGTTTGAATCTGCAGGAGCTTGCGAAGGAGGAGGTATTCTTGCACTTCACATTCAAGGGTaccacagaggaaagaatcaagcTGGATCGTAATTAGTTctaacaaaatgtttattttttattgatttttccccccaatggAAGACTCCAATGGCAGCAATTCAAGATGGTTTTACTAATGGACAAAATGATGAAACAGTATCTAATACCTTAACCTTGACAAATGGCTTGGAAAGGAGAACTAAAATCTACAATGAAGACAACTTGGAGGAACTCCAATATTTCCCAAACTTCTACGCACTGCTGAAAAGTATTGATTCAGGTAAACACTGTGTTTTCTGAACATGTGGAATAGAAACAGTAATTCCAGGAAATGTatgggtggggtttttttcttcctgttttcagtttctaaaaGCAGCCTTCAATGACATATATTGTGGCCTTGGGGAAAAGAGTTCACGtcaattttttcaaaagaagtatACTAGTCatgaaaatatttaggaaaggATAATCAGGAAAGGTGGAGTTTCTGAATAATTTAATCTTCGTGTTAACAgagctttcatttatttgttcaacaaacagTTACTGGACAAGTGTGGTGTTTGGGGACATAGAGGTGAGCCCTGTGCGGATGAGGAGAGAAATCAGTGTCCCTGCCTGACTTGCTCAGCCTCATATCTTattgcaaatcttttttttttttctttttaaggctgtaTTCATTTCCCCTCTTAGTGGGAATGGTGCATATAACataatttatccttttaaaaataattcagatttttgctttttagtCATTTTCAGCTTTGGTCTTGAAATGAGTTCAAATGAACTAAACATTGGACCACAGAAGGTCAGGAGCCCTAAACACACTTGGagaatgatttgtttttttaaaaacaaagtcctTAATGTgccttttttcttatctgtacaCCAAAATAGGTTAGCTGAAGATTTCAATTCACATTTTGATTGATCTTCAAAGAAGATAATAGTGGGCACatttgctgttgttgttcttATCCAGACAGATGCTCTGCACTGCTTTATGGCTTTTCCTCTCACTGTTCAGAGATTCAGCCTGGGATTGAacatttgtaataaatatttccCCAAGAAGTGACTTAGAGTGAGCTGTCATTTCTGGGGAACTTCCATTGTCCTTCAGTACCAGACATTGGCCAAATGGCACCAGCCCCTCTGCTGGTGTCTGCAGGGCTGGTACATCTTGAGGGTCCATTCTCAGCCATCTTGCCCCATTGGATGGCAAATGCCCAGCTCAGAACCGTTGTCATCTTGGTGAGTCACTTCTTGTCAGGGAAGAACATCAGCATGACACCAAATACCTACACagatgtgaccttgaacaaataatGTGATGGCTGAAGTTATTTACTGGTGCTTTTCCAGGATctcttccccatttcctctctcaCCTTTCTTCTCTCCAAACTTTGGGACTTTGATGATGTTTGAAAGATTCCACTGTATgggaatgttttttattttatttgtttttatctttcagtttcCTTGACcccattatttcctttatttttatagaattttaatttaaatccttACACTAAGGTCTTTGATAATACCCATCTGTCTCACCCAAGGTCTGAACCAACTGAGAAATAATAAGATGGGTGAAACACCAAAATATTTCTGATACTGATATAGTCTGGGTTGTAAGTGTTGTAGAATGCAGCTTAGTGTGAGATCCAACAATGGGCTTGCTCACTCCTTGTCCTCAGTCTAGTTCTTGGAACAGCCAATACCAAGGATCATTGGATTCTACAGAGCAGGCACTTGTCTCAGGTCCCTGCCTTCCACTGTTCCAAGggagcaaaaagaagaaagattccAAATCCCTCTCAGTCAAGAAATATAGACTAATGGCCACTGCCTACCAACTTCATCTGTAGGGAGGGGGAAAGGCCAGGAGTATTTAGAAGAAATCCTTCATGGCAGCTAAAAGAATAGGGAAAATGGGCTCTCCTTTAGCACctttcttaaaaaatggaaatagacctttttttaattttagaatttatatatatatatatatattttatataatgactATGGAATCATAAGCCATCCTTTTCTATCAAGATGTAGAACAGTATATCAAATATGAAGAGTTCCCAAGAAACTGTTAATAGTCGTTACCTATAGGGAGTAGGAGTTGGGGGGGtaggaagaaaatgttattttcactATTATTTACTTCTGTACTGTTGGAATATTTTTACCATACGCatatattctttcaaataaagTTTAGAAAGCAATATATACTACTATTAAAAGAACAACCTTGcattataaaaaaagatacatgtgtgtttttattttcaaatattaagttTGATTAATGAAAACAGGTCATTCTTGCCCTGAAAAACATACAGTATCTTTACATGAGTAAAGAAAAATTGTTGGGTcacaaatctttctttttgagtTCTTATTACCTCAGGTTGCAAACTATCATCTACTCTATTAATAAAGTATTTTAGATTAAAGTAAATCTTTTTGGAGAAGTTATAATTGCCCATTTCTGGAAAAGTTCAGTATACCTATACATTATCCTGTATTCCAAATCAAGTCTTAGGCTTTCTgtcaattaaatatatatggtttcaggggcgcctggatggctcagtcgttaagcatctgcctttggctcagaacgtgatcccagggtcctgggattgagccccgcattgggctccctgctcagcgggaagcctgcttctccctctcccactccccctacttgtgttccctctcttgctgtgtctctgtcaaataaataaataaaatcttcaaaaaatatatatatatatggtttcagCTATAAAGGTAGggagaaatatttcaataaaacgtCATTCTTCAtacccccttctgtttaccccccccccttcattcttcccttccatgagagactgtggactctgggaaacaaactgagggcttcagagggggagggaggtgggggattgggataggccggtgatgggtgttaaggagggcacatattgcatggtgcactgggtgttatacgcaaataatgaatcatggagcattgcatcaaaaactggggatgtactgtatggtgactaacataacataataaaaaattattaaaaaaatgtcattcttcATAAATTGGCACTGAAAGAGGAAGCTATCCTCcactagttttttaaaaaaattattctgttcttttatatagaaaaagaggcaaaagagaaagaaacactgaTTACTATCATGAAAACATTGATTGACTTTGTGAAGATGATGGTAAAGTATGGCACAATATCTCCAGAAGAAGGCGTTTCCTACCTCGGTGAGAGtcctctctgttttgtttttactgtaatAGTTTTCATTGTCAAAGTGAAATAGGGATTTGGCAATAATAACCTCACAAATTTGATCATTTATGCCAAAAGAGCCCAAAGCACCTGGGTAACGGGAATTGACCAGCTTGATAAtgcatacaaataaaattaaccagAAGTTTTCAACTCTTTACAGATACAGCTTAAGTACaaacatttcacatttattacatgttttcttactaacattttctaaatatctCCATGGagacaattttattaaaatttgaccctctttttttttttttccaattgtgtTTGGATGGTCAGGATTAAAAGAGTTGATTTTAACCAGTGAGATCTGTGTGTGTGGGAAGGAAAGAGCCCTGGAGTGGGCAGCAGAAATGATGCCCCCTGGTCCAGCTCGGCCACAGACAAGCTCCGTCCCATGGGGGAAGGCACTCACCTTACTTGGCCTTcatttctgcatctataaaataaaggacTTTGTGATCAATGATGGCGCTGGTAAACGACTGCCCATGGACCAAATCCGCCCCGTTGACTATTTTTGTGTAACACATAAGCTAAgaattgcttttatatttttaaatggttgaaaaaaatcaaaagaaaaatcgTATCATGTGACACAAGAGAAGTATATAAAATTCACATTGCAGTGTCCATACGTGAGGTTTTATTGGCACAGAGCCACGTTTACTTGTTTCCATGCTGTCTGTGGCTGCAACAGAGTCGGGAAGTTGCAACACAGACCACAGATGGTCCAcaaagtatttactatctggcgCTTTACTGAAAAAGTTCGCTGGCCTTTGATTCCTTGAACTTTGTAGATAAGCTTGAACATTCTCCATTCATacaggttgtttaaaaaaaaaaacacctttggtTTTCCTGCTTAATCAACAAATACCATTTATCCCTGATGTCCTTTGAGTAAGATGACCTCATGGCCCCTTACTCTGATCtctcacagaggaggaagaattaGAAGAGAAAATCTCATAAGATAGAATAATCCAGAATTACTCTCCATGAGCTCCGtttttttccacatgaaaaataattttgctgttAGTTTTTCTGATTACGAAagagcatatttattttttaaaatcagtcaatgcaaaatgatgttaaaaaaaaaagtaaaaaggggcacctgggtggctcagtcggttaagcatctgcctttggctcaggtcatgatcccagggtcctgggatggagcgcagggagcctgcttctccctctgcctgccactctacctgcttgtgctctctctctgtcaaataaatgaataaaatcttaaaaaaaaaaaagaggaagaagaagaaataaaaaaatcactcgTAATACTGACATCCAGGTAACATTCTGTTATATACTTCCAGatttttgtctgtgtgtttgcacacatatatatcttggttgtttctttctttgttttctcttgtttaacAAAAATGGGCTCACATTATACATAATGCTTTGTGGCCTACTTTACTCAACAGTTGCTCAAAGGCATTGTTTCAGATCAATCACTGTTTCATACCAATACCCTGTGACTCAAATGCCACACTTAAGTCATTTATCCAATGGAACTAGACTAGAAATGCCACAAGGCTTAGGTGCAAAGTAAGTATTTCCACTACTGTTCATAGCTGTGCTATCCAGTGTAGTAGTGGAAAGGGAATTCATTGCCTCATGTAACTCAGGAGTCCAGGAGCGGGGGTAGTCTAACATTGGGTTTGTAGAGTCCACCAATAGTATGAGGAATCTATCCCTCCCCATCTCCCGACACTGACTTTCCATGTGTTGATTCATTCCAGATAAGCTGCTCCATTATGGGGAAAAAGATGGTGGGCAATCTCCATCCTCACAGTACAGCAGTCCTGGCAGGAAAAGATCCTCTTTCCCCAGTGGCCCTGGCATTGAATCTCACGGTCCTGGCTTGCATCACGGGCTCCTCTTTGAACCATTCACTCAGCCTGGGCAGTGGAGACCCTGAGGAGCCAGGCTTGGGTTATTAGGCCCCACCTGAGCCAAATGTTCTGAGAATGGAAATCGCCTGGGTTCAGTGTAGTTTCCAGAAAGTGTTGAGGAAGCCCAAACCACATGTGTCCATTAAAGGCTTCAACCCCAGACATGTGGCCCCAGAGATGTGGAAGAGACTTCTGTAATTGACTGACTAGGAGGCTGAGTTAAGGATCCCAAATAGCACGGAATAGATTCCTAGAAATAAGATCCATGTCAAAGCATCTTAATCACAGTGTTAATATTGTGGAATTGCTTTGTGAGATTTCTGGGGAGGTTTAAACAGTTTTGGTAAAAGTTTGATATCATCtttcaggaaataaaattatatttcatatttcttcccCTCCTCATTCCAGAAAACTTGGATGAAACTATTGCTCTTCAAACCAAGAACAAGCTAGAAAAAAACGTTACTGACAATAAAAGCAAGCTTTTCCCAggtatgacttatttcactatttttctaCCTTTTAGCACAATCACCCTTTGCTTGGTAAATAATGAGTTCAATAAACGATCAGCAATTATAgatttcaaaagttttaaaatctgaaatccaACCATAGGCTATTTTGTGGCTAGTCTCAGCATAGACATCTGATCCCAAGGAGcactgaaaagaaatacaaatcttCCCTGAAGATTCTTAGGAGGTGGCTGGTGGGAAAGGGAGGAGACTCTATCACAAAATGAGTTATCCTTCCTGAAGTTCTCctttaggcattttttttctctcccgaGATCACCCTTTCTCCAGAGCACTATCCCTGGTCACCTGTCCACtctctgctgcccctccaccagtTCTCCCCTAGCAagtcctcctctctcctctgagaCAGTCTGGGCCCCTAAGTAGTGTGatatttttccccctcctcttggTTTCTTCTCTCTGAATCTCCAGCCATCACACCATGGAACCAAGTGATGCAAAGGAGCCTTctttgaggggggagggaggaaccaaaagaaaaaagatcacagGTTCATATGCCTAATTCTGTGCCCCTGTCACGGAAGTTATGTACATATAtttgatggaatattatgcagccctTTAAAATGATATTTCCGAGTAGTTTTTAATAACCTGGGAACATCTTTCTTTAATGATGTTAATGACAAAAGCAAGCAACAAAATCGTACTGcagctatgaaaaaaaattacacatcaaaaaatacatacaggggtgcctgggtggcacagcagttaagcatctgcctttggctcagggtgtgatcccggcgttctgggatcgagccccacatcaggctcctctgctgggagcctgcttcttcctctcccactccccctgcttgtgttccctctctcgctggctgtctctctctctctgtcagataaataaataaaatctttaaaaaaaaatacatacagaccACAGCACTAATTGTGGATGTTTTCATAATGAGGTTAACAACTgacttcttctttcctctttttttatagtaataacccttttattgaaaaaacaaaacttattgTTAGGCTGCTTGAcgtttcctattttatttacaaCAGGGATGCATCACAACTGTCTTCACGTGGTTAGCTACTTTAAGGTACATGACATTTCTAATTCAATAGAAGATTGCTAGAAGGAAATATAGTTTTTTTCCACTCTTGTCCCCTCAcgttttttaaaagtacaattgaTACGGAAATCAGTTATTTTTAAGTGACAAGTGAACAAAGATGATCCCATCCTGACAGCAAGGGTCCAGTTCTCTTCTTTGCATTAGGGGCCAGGGATAagggagaatgaagaaagaggcaAAAGGAAAGTCCTGCCAGAGCCCCAAATTCTTAGGTGCTCCTCCAAGTTATACAGAGTTCTTCAACAGTACATCATGGAGAGATTGAACAACTACAGAGTTATTTTACTTTGGAATGAAGATTCAAACTTACTTTGGGACCTGACATGTCCTACTTGATTGCCTACATTGATTATAGTAAGGAAAATAGTCTATGCTCTAGTGACACAGTAGCAGAGGGGAAAGAACACTAAACCGAAACCTGAAAAGTTGGGACTTTGACCCAGCTCTTTTGCTAACTTAGTGCACATCTCTCCTCattctgggcctctgtttcctcttctgtgaaatggggggaGGAAGCTGGACTAGATAAACACTAAGATCCCTTTCAGTTCGAAAAATGATCTgaccttaggggcacctgggtggctcagtcgttaagcatctggcttcggctcagggcgtgatcccagcgttctgggatcgagccccacatcaggctcctctgctatgagcctgcttcttcctctcccactccccctgcttgtgttccctctctcgctggctgtctctctctctctgttaaattaataaataaaatctttaaaaaaaaaaaagaaaaatgatctgaCCTTAAACTGTACCTTTTCAATAAAGTTTATTTCtacattattaattaattaatagataGGAAATAGGGTGATAACAATAGTGCCTAATCTGATTACAGCACCTTCAGAGAAGAGTCATGAAGAAACAGATAGTACCAAGGAAGAAGCTGCTAAGATGGAAAAGGAATATGGAACCTCGAAAGATTCCACAAAAGATGATAACCCAAGAGGAAAGACAGAGGAGCCAAAAGGTATGGAAATAACAGCTCTAGGTTGGCAGTGAAATTGGGGAAGCAAAAATTTTCACGACACACACGCTGATCAAAAATGCAagccccggggcgcctgggtggcacagcggttaagtgtctgccttcggctcagggcgtgatcccggcgttatgggattgaaccccacatcaggctcctccgctatgagcctgcttcttcctctcccactccccctgcttgtgttccctctctctctggctgtctctatctctgtcaaataaataaataaaatctttaaaaaaaaaaagaattatcccaggagaaaatattaaaaagaaaaaaatgcaagccCCACCAAATCTGACAGATTGGCACCATGTATCTAGAAAAGATTCAGCACATGGTATCTTTACTGGAATAGCAATCTTTTTTAATGGTCTTGAGTCTCCTGGAATGGCAAATTGGTCTCGTCTTCTGATGGTCTTTACTGTCCAATGGACTTTTGTACTTGGAGAGGAATACTTATGACCGCTTGTCCATTGTTTAATgtctaatttataatttattaaacaatatttctttaaacataattAACATTCCTCTAAATAATCATATACTACTTATTCAACAAAGTCATCAGAATTTATGGATTTAAAAGGGCAAATTTCCTTAATCATTTACAGTGATTGAAATGAGACAAGCACTCTTAAGGACctgattaaaaatcataaatccAATATATTGAATTTCCTTAAATAACCTGAATaccttaaaaaacacaaaagcacacATTAAACTAACCCAATAATTACAAAACttatatttttatccttattcTTACACAGTCCTGTGGTCTGATTTCTACTGTGCCTTAGTAAGTCTATGtgatataaaatttactttttcctaAGATTTAAGAGATTTCACTACAGCCTTAAAGAAAAAGACcctctggggggcagggggtgctggtgatggggagaaagaaaaaagaaataggccCTATGAGGATGCAAGTTCTAAGTTGCTAACCCTTTGATTTCAGGTCAGGATGTGAGATCTGGTTGCCCAGTCTGGTGGTTCAAAACCCTTTTATTATGATGTGTGCTAGTTATATCATGGAAAATGTAACTACCCCTCAGATATTCTTTCTCTGAAACTCAGTGTCTTTACCTGAAATTGTGAACAGATGGCTTAAACTAACTACCTTATTTTTCTGTCATTATGATATATTGACCTCTATGGTATAATTAGAACATTGGTAATGTTCTAATCAGTGTCTCATTAGTAGGGTCTTATCAGTGTCTCATTAGTAGGGTCATCTAGAGGTTTCATTCCATAGAAACTGGGAGAGTGGGTCAGTGCTCTctcttgggggcaggggaggtgtgACATTCAGCTCCTATATCGTCTGAAGAGACACCACTAGGCTCTCTTTTCACTACTTATTACGTATAATCATTAGTGGCAATGAACTGATGGGCTTTACTTTCCCTTTCTGGATGATATGAGAATACAAAAGTGGATCATGTTCATGGTATAGCTCTTAATTTTGAAGGGACTGCTTGACCTACTTACAGGTTTCTAGTCTCTCCTGCTCATACAGATGGAAACGAGTTCACATTCATACTTGATAATAGATCCTGCTTAACAATGTCTGTATATTAAGTCGGAAAGAAGCAAACTAgctatatatttaatatcttcTAACTTAT is drawn from Ursus arctos isolate Adak ecotype North America unplaced genomic scaffold, UrsArc2.0 scaffold_36, whole genome shotgun sequence and contains these coding sequences:
- the SCG3 gene encoding secretogranin-3 isoform X3; protein product: MAAIQDGFTNGQNDETVSNTLTLTNGLERRTKIYNEDNLEELQYFPNFYALLKSIDSEKEAKEKETLITIMKTLIDFVKMMVKYGTISPEEGVSYLENLDETIALQTKNKLEKNVTDNKSKLFPAPSEKSHEETDSTKEEAAKMEKEYGTSKDSTKDDNPRGKTEEPKGKTEAYLEAIRKNIEWLKKHNKKGNKEDYDLSKMRDFINQQADAYVEKGILDKEEADAIKRIYSSL